The following coding sequences lie in one Streptococcus suis genomic window:
- a CDS encoding excinuclease ABC subunit B (The UvrABC repair system catalyzes the recognition and processing of DNA lesions. The beta-hairpin of the Uvr-B subunit is inserted between the strands, where it probes for the presence of a lesion), producing the protein MINRNTENQFKLVSKYAPSGDQPQAIETLVDNIEGGEKAQILMGATGTGKTYTMSQVIARVNKPTLVIAHNKTLAGQLYSEFKEFFPENAVEYFVSYYDYYQPEAYVPSSDTYIEKDSSVNDEIDKLRHSATSALLERNDVIVVASVSCIYGLGSPKEYSDSVVSLRPGQEISRDQLLNSLVDIQFERNDLDFQRGRFRVRGDVVEIFPASRDEHAFRVEFFGDEIDRIREIESLTGKVLGDVDHLAIFPATHFVTNDDHMETAIAKIQTELEEQLKVFEAEGKLLEAQRLKQRTDYDIEMLREMGYTNGVENYSRHMDGRSEGEPPYTLLDFFPEDYLIMIDESHMTMGQIKGMYNGDRSRKEMLVNYGFRLPSALDNRPLRREEFESHVHQIVYVSATPGDYEMEQTDTIVEQIIRPTGLLDPEVEVRPTMGQMDDLLGEINARVEKGERTFITTLTKKMAEDLTDYLKEMGVKVKYMHSDIKTLERTEIIRDLRLGVFDVLIGINLLREGIDVPEVSLVAILDADKEGFLRNERGLIQTIGRAARNSEGHVIMYADKVTESMRKAMDETARRRQIQMAYNEEHGIIPQTIKKEIRDLISVTKAVTQDKEEVVDFNALNKDERKAMIKKLEGQMQEAAEVLDFELAAQIRDMVIELKNM; encoded by the coding sequence ATGATTAATCGAAATACTGAAAACCAATTTAAACTTGTGTCAAAATATGCACCGTCTGGTGACCAGCCCCAAGCCATTGAAACCTTGGTCGATAATATCGAGGGTGGAGAAAAAGCCCAGATTCTCATGGGGGCGACTGGTACTGGTAAGACCTACACCATGAGTCAGGTCATTGCCCGTGTCAATAAGCCGACCCTAGTCATCGCCCACAACAAGACCCTAGCTGGTCAGCTTTATAGTGAGTTCAAGGAATTCTTCCCAGAAAATGCAGTCGAATACTTCGTGTCTTACTATGATTACTACCAGCCAGAAGCCTATGTACCGTCTAGCGATACCTATATTGAGAAGGACAGTTCGGTCAATGATGAGATTGACAAACTCCGTCACTCAGCGACGTCGGCCCTGCTGGAACGAAACGATGTCATTGTAGTGGCTTCGGTTTCTTGTATCTATGGTTTGGGTTCGCCCAAGGAATATTCTGACAGCGTGGTCAGCCTGCGACCAGGTCAGGAGATTTCCCGTGATCAGTTGCTCAATTCTCTGGTGGATATCCAGTTTGAGCGGAACGACCTCGACTTCCAACGGGGACGCTTCCGTGTGCGTGGCGATGTGGTGGAGATTTTCCCAGCTTCCCGTGATGAACACGCCTTCCGTGTGGAATTTTTCGGCGATGAAATCGACCGCATTCGTGAGATTGAAAGCCTAACTGGTAAGGTCTTGGGCGATGTGGATCACTTGGCCATTTTCCCTGCCACCCACTTCGTGACCAACGATGACCACATGGAAACGGCCATTGCCAAGATTCAGACGGAGCTGGAAGAGCAGCTCAAGGTCTTTGAGGCAGAAGGAAAACTCTTAGAAGCTCAGCGATTGAAACAACGAACCGACTACGACATCGAGATGCTTCGAGAAATGGGCTACACCAACGGAGTCGAGAACTATTCTCGTCACATGGACGGGCGAAGCGAGGGCGAGCCTCCTTATACTCTGCTGGACTTTTTCCCTGAAGACTACCTGATTATGATTGACGAGAGCCACATGACCATGGGGCAGATTAAGGGGATGTACAATGGTGACCGCTCACGCAAGGAGATGTTGGTCAACTATGGTTTCCGCCTCCCGAGTGCACTGGATAATCGTCCGCTGCGCAGGGAAGAATTTGAGAGCCATGTCCACCAGATTGTCTATGTATCTGCGACGCCGGGTGACTATGAAATGGAGCAGACCGATACCATTGTCGAGCAGATTATTCGGCCGACCGGGCTTCTGGATCCTGAGGTGGAAGTCCGTCCAACCATGGGGCAAATGGACGACCTTTTAGGTGAAATCAATGCCCGTGTTGAGAAAGGTGAGCGGACCTTTATCACTACCTTGACCAAGAAAATGGCAGAGGACCTGACCGACTACCTGAAAGAAATGGGCGTCAAGGTCAAGTATATGCACTCGGATATCAAGACCTTGGAGCGTACGGAGATTATCCGTGATCTTCGCTTAGGTGTCTTTGATGTCTTGATAGGGATTAACCTCCTGCGTGAAGGGATTGACGTGCCAGAAGTCAGTCTGGTTGCTATCTTAGACGCAGACAAGGAAGGCTTCCTCCGTAATGAACGAGGGCTCATCCAGACAATTGGTCGGGCAGCTCGTAACTCTGAGGGTCATGTGATTATGTATGCGGACAAGGTCACAGAGTCCATGCGGAAGGCCATGGACGAAACAGCCCGCCGCCGTCAAATCCAGATGGCTTATAATGAAGAACATGGTATCATTCCACAGACCATTAAGAAAGAGATCCGTGACCTGATTAGCGTGACCAAGGCTGTCACTCAGGACAAGGAAGAAGTGGTGGACTTCAATGCTCTTAATAAAGATGAACGCAAGGCCATGATTAAGAAACTGGAAGGTCAAATGCAGGAAGCAGCAGAAGTGCTTGACTTTGAACTGGCAGCCCAGATTCGTGATATGGTCATTGAGTTGAAGAATATGTAG
- a CDS encoding N-acetyltransferase yields the protein MLGKAYVHWKSWQEAYADLLPQEFLKNTYTLERCQDWADRYPQNILIAVMDDKVVGFACYGSSSQEDLPGAGELYALYVLADYYDQKIGYQLMQAALEKLQSYETVTLWVLEGNARAVAFYEKVGFRFDGVKKTVNLGAERTEYRMIFKQKERENG from the coding sequence ATGCTAGGTAAGGCCTATGTTCATTGGAAATCATGGCAGGAGGCCTATGCTGACTTGTTACCTCAGGAATTTTTAAAGAATACTTACACCTTAGAACGCTGTCAAGACTGGGCGGATCGGTATCCTCAGAATATCTTGATAGCTGTGATGGATGATAAGGTGGTTGGCTTTGCCTGTTACGGCTCGTCTAGTCAGGAGGATTTGCCAGGGGCAGGGGAGCTCTACGCCCTCTATGTCTTGGCGGACTATTATGATCAGAAGATAGGCTACCAGCTCATGCAGGCAGCTTTGGAAAAATTGCAGAGCTACGAAACCGTTACTCTCTGGGTATTGGAGGGGAATGCGCGTGCCGTTGCCTTCTATGAAAAAGTGGGCTTCCGATTTGATGGTGTCAAAAAAACGGTCAATTTAGGCGCAGAACGTACAGAATATAGAATGATTTTTAAACAGAAAGAGAGAGAAAATGGCTAG
- a CDS encoding DNA mismatch repair protein MutT: protein MARKEMVTLTNMCLIEDKKGKVVVQIRDPKCYRWSGVAFPGGDCVIIMTGA, encoded by the coding sequence ATGGCTAGAAAAGAAATGGTCACTTTGACCAACATGTGTCTAATCGAAGATAAGAAAGGTAAGGTCGTTGTACAGATTCGAGATCCCAAGTGTTATCGTTGGTCTGGTGTTGCCTTTCCAGGTGGGGATTGTGTCATAATAATGACAGGTGCTTAA
- a CDS encoding replication initiator protein: protein MKRITANQYQTSERYYKLPKVLFESERYKDMKLEVKVAYAVLKDRLELSLSKGWIDEDGAIYLIYSNSNLMALLGCSKSKLLSIKKTLREYGLIDEVQQSSSERGRMANKIYLGELEHETTPVLHTDGASVKKILGGAQRKTGPVLNSAPSETEGSETEYSETEGSDFLIEDEEERQLVDEKQEENFTSKVDGVTKYDRDYIWGLVHDQLRQTGLSQSASDYAMIYFSDRYQYALEHMRFARSAEVIAEYVFNGVLSEWTKQLRRQEVKGGD, encoded by the coding sequence ATGAAACGTATTACCGCTAATCAATATCAGACATCAGAGCGTTATTATAAACTCCCAAAAGTCTTGTTTGAGAGTGAACGTTATAAGGATATGAAGCTGGAAGTTAAGGTAGCCTACGCGGTTTTAAAAGATAGGTTGGAGCTGTCTTTGAGTAAAGGTTGGATTGATGAGGATGGGGCTATTTATTTGATTTATTCCAATTCAAATCTGATGGCACTTTTAGGCTGTTCAAAGTCAAAACTACTCTCTATCAAGAAAACCTTACGCGAATATGGCTTAATCGATGAAGTCCAACAGTCCTCTAGTGAAAGAGGTCGAATGGCAAATAAAATTTACTTGGGGGAATTGGAACATGAAACTACCCCAGTCTTACATACAGACGGGGCTAGTGTTAAAAAAATACTAGGGGGGGCTCAAAGAAAGACGGGGCCGGTCTTAAATTCAGCCCCTAGTGAGACTGAAGGAAGTGAAACTGAATATAGTGAAACTGAAGGGAGTGATTTCCTTATTGAGGACGAGGAGGAGAGGCAGCTAGTAGATGAGAAACAAGAAGAGAACTTTACTTCAAAAGTCGATGGCGTGACCAAGTACGATCGAGACTATATTTGGGGTTTGGTTCATGACCAGTTAAGACAGACAGGTCTATCTCAGTCGGCTAGTGACTATGCCATGATTTATTTTAGTGACCGTTATCAGTATGCTCTGGAACATATGCGATTTGCTCGGTCAGCGGAAGTAATAGCTGAATATGTATTTAATGGTGTGCTGTCAGAGTGGACCAAGCAACTGAGACGACAAGAAGTAAAGGGAGGTGATTAA